Proteins co-encoded in one Astyanax mexicanus isolate ESR-SI-001 chromosome 1, AstMex3_surface, whole genome shotgun sequence genomic window:
- the LOC103034092 gene encoding complement C1q-like protein 2 produces the protein MFTMERTDVLVIVVALMLGQNSLQAEVSLKTLDCSAEMKEVRDLLYQQGTALAELKVKLSYSEKEHTALENRIAGLEKQKEDLKRQNADQASVLSAVKTELQNVRNEITGQTKVAFSAGLPVGQMGPFNTDTTLIYNKVLTNVGGAYNQYTGIFTAPVRGVYYIRFTAAAYNSNSYNMGLHLYKNNQHLLHLGEYDSDGRARHVSCGLALELEAGDTVYTRLLANYSLYDDALLRNTFSGFLLFSM, from the exons ATGTTTACGATGGAGAGAACCGATGTTCTGGTTATTGTTGTTGCTCTGATGCTGGGTCAGAACAGCCTGCAAGCTGAGGTGTCTCTGAAAACTCTGGACTGCTCCGCTGAAATGAAGGAGGTCAGAGACCTCCTGTATCAGCAGGGGACCGCCCTGGCTGAGCTCAAGGTGAAGCTGAGCTACTCGGAGAAAGAGCACACAG CTTTGGAGAACAGAATTGCAGGACTTGAGAAACAAAAAGAGGATCTGAAAAGACAGAATGCAG ATCAAGCAAGTGTGTTGTCAGCTGTGAAGACTGAGCTGCAAAATGTGAGGAATGAGATTACAG GACAAACAAAGGTGGCTTTCTCAGCAGGATTACCTGTAGGACAGATGGGCCCTTTTAACACCGACACAACACTGATCTACAATAAAGTCCTGACTAATGTTGGAGGTGCCTACAACCAATATACAG GCATTTTCACGGCTCCAGTCCGAGGGGTCTACTACATCAGATTCACTGCAGCGGCGTACAACAGCAACAGCTACAACATGGGGCTGCATCTGTACAAGAACAATCAGCATCTGTTGCATTTGGGTGAATACGACAGTGACGGCAGGGCTAGACATGTCTCGTGCGGTTTAGCTCTGGAGCTTGAAGCCGGAGATACAGTCTACACCCGCCTCCTCGCAAATTACTCTCTTTATGACGATGCTCTTCTCCGCAATACCTTCAGTGGCTTCCTCCTCTTCAGCATGTAA
- the LOC103037225 gene encoding complement C1q-like protein 4, with protein MCFAKMAFRFSAVVSLLMLLSIFQDSVGLTQHPDAEDVANAAEWERGLFHQHISTTALKKELLKIQKETKAQAQQLSTLRSELEKVKKSCSSGREKVAFSAALGLPAGLRGPVGSETTIVYKNVLTNVGNAYNPATGIFTAPFKGVYYIRFTGSVYDNKSSNMGVNLYKNGHHLMHLGENGFDGVAKHASSGVTMELVRGDQVYTRLPANYVLWDDSYFRTSFSGFFLFPM; from the exons atgtgttttgcaaAGATGGCATTCCGTTTCTCTGCTGTTGTTTCCCTGCTGATGCTCTTGAGCATTTTCCAGGACAGCGTTGGGCTCACTCAACATCCAGACGCTGAAGATGTGGCCAACGCTGCTGAATGGGAAAGAGGCCTGTTTCATCAGCACATATCCACAACAGCGCTGAAAAAAGAGCTGCTGAAGATCCAGAAAGAAACCAAAG CCCAAGCACAACAGCTGTCAACCTTGAGAAGTGAGCTGGAAAAAGTGAAGAAAAGTTGTTCTTCAG GGAGGGAAAAGGTGGCTTTCTCCGCTGCTTTAGGACTGCCTGCAGGACTGAGGGGACCAGTCGGTTCTGAGACTACCATAGTCTACAAAAATGTCCTCACTAATGTTGGAAATGCCTACAACCCCGCTACAG GCATTTTCACAGCTCCGTTCAAGGGGGTCTACTATATTCGATTCACAGGCAGCGTGTACGACAACAAATCCAGCAATATGGGAGTGAATCTGTACAAAAACGGCCATCACCTGATGCATTTGGGTGAAAATGGCTTTGATGGAGTTGCCAAACATGCTTCCAGTGGAGTCACTATGGAGCTGGTACGAGGAGATCAGGTCTACACCCGTCTCCCAGCAAATTATGTGCTGTGGGATGATTCATACTTCCGCACTAGTTTTAGTGGCTTCTTCCTTTTCCCCATGTAA